The genomic segment CGTGAGAGGGGGCGGCGGCGGGCCGTCAGCGTTGCGGCGCGAGCAGGGCGGGCATCCGTTTCACCGCGCCGGTCCGGATCTCCTCCGAAACGGGGCGCGGGCCGAGCCACGACTCGAGCAGGGCCTTCGCCAGCGGGACCGAGGTCACGGCGCCGCGCAGCCGGCCGCCGCGGGCCAGCGCGACCCGCCCGCCCGGGCCGAAGACGAGGGCGACCTCGTCTCCTTGCCGCAGCGGCTCGTTCCAGAGCGCGAGGAACGCCTGACGGGCCGGATCGCCGGGCGGAACGCCGCGCTCCATCGCGTCGTCCATCGCCTCGCGCATCTTGTCCGCTTCCACCTTCCGCACGAACCGGAGGACGGCGGCCCGCTCGCAGGGAAGC from the bacterium genome contains:
- a CDS encoding chalcone isomerase family protein codes for the protein SRALQLAGTGVRSKLIFKVYAFGFYVDAEAARGPLARWAGKTAEELRRDPSFYEALVALPCERAAVLRFVRKVEADKMREAMDDAMERGVPPGDPARQAFLALWNEPLRQGDEVALVFGPGGRVALARGGRLRGAVTSVPLAKALLESWLGPRPVSEEIRTGAVKRMPALLAPQR